One part of the Marinobacter sp. M3C genome encodes these proteins:
- a CDS encoding LysR family transcriptional regulator, with product MKTSQIQIFLTIVRFGTVAAAARELGRSRTTVSTALAALEDELGAQLFERSGNQLQLAAVGHSIVTDCRRFDQVAGQIMARCEHHLSGAETALRIGRDDSLPESAWRSILQRLKQRFPHTSIAVYLASPRELPALVEHQSVDVCYGLMPEPTTEGYEWRRELADVRMLTVAASSHPLCQLERVTQDDLVAHTEVTLASMRDMRLEPESPETANYLAFTQYELIRDSVIDGAGWADLPLPLIREALANGELTTIHHRSAKWWKVFSALESEYAQGGAVVVWLGNELTTYLAEVAS from the coding sequence GTGAAAACGTCGCAAATACAGATTTTTCTGACGATAGTGCGCTTTGGCACCGTTGCCGCAGCTGCCCGCGAGCTCGGCCGCAGCCGCACCACCGTCAGCACGGCATTGGCGGCGCTGGAAGACGAGTTGGGTGCGCAGCTGTTCGAACGCAGTGGAAACCAGCTTCAGCTGGCTGCTGTGGGCCACTCCATTGTGACGGACTGCCGGCGCTTTGATCAGGTAGCGGGTCAAATCATGGCGCGCTGCGAGCACCACCTCAGCGGTGCCGAAACCGCCCTGCGTATTGGCCGTGATGATTCCCTGCCCGAGTCGGCATGGCGCAGCATTTTGCAGCGTCTAAAACAACGCTTCCCCCATACCAGTATTGCGGTGTATCTGGCCTCACCCCGGGAATTGCCGGCGCTGGTGGAGCACCAGTCGGTGGATGTGTGTTACGGCTTGATGCCGGAACCCACCACCGAAGGCTATGAATGGCGGCGCGAGTTGGCGGATGTGCGGATGTTAACGGTGGCCGCAAGCAGCCACCCCTTGTGCCAGCTGGAACGGGTAACTCAAGACGACCTGGTGGCGCACACAGAAGTCACCTTGGCGTCGATGCGCGATATGCGCCTGGAGCCGGAATCCCCGGAAACCGCCAACTATCTGGCATTTACCCAATACGAACTGATACGGGACTCAGTGATTGATGGCGCTGGCTGGGCGGATTTACCGCTTCCACTGATTCGCGAGGCGTTGGCCAACGGAGAACTGACCACCATCCATCACCGCAGTGCCAAATGGTGGAAAGTGTTCAGCGCGCTGGAATCCGAGTACGCCCAGGGTGGCGCTGTTGTGGTCTGGCTGGGCAATGAACTAACGACCTATCTGGCCGAGGTGGCCAGTTAA
- the dacB gene encoding D-alanyl-D-alanine carboxypeptidase/D-alanyl-D-alanine-endopeptidase produces the protein MHCSFPTVNAFTALPAPARRLRGLALAVLLAWPGTQALAADANGQSAMAQAGAWNGTMRAYASKSLNSDSALSMAAMPMNGPGVEQFINADTLMSPGSIMKVLTTYAALEILGPNYTWDTDFLTNGDMSDSTLNGNLYVRFGGDPKLTFERLWSTLRELRDMGITRVNGDLILDGSYFQIDGGFPPFHDNGSNPYAPFLVEPSPYLTNLNLSQLEVRSDERGTRAWSTPNLAEVVIDNQVISSAEGNCPSRGSFTWTPVFHSDQSVTVTVKGTLPKGCRTTRYLSLQSHERYSASLIRSLLAEMGVEISGINSVGITPENAKLVMRTTSPDLVTMVRDINKWSSNVMARQLLLGIGAEKRAAADNDDRVTGIRAIYSWLEDNGINTTGMVIDNGAGLTRHGRISARQGVDILRNAWNSRYAADLMASMPLIAMDGTMARRLRNTGMKGEGRIKTGYLENVRSIAGFTRDENNTTWAVVGMVNHNPAWNGQAVLDRILYSLHHKPPVPTTLSQSAGQSENGILQ, from the coding sequence ATGCACTGCTCGTTTCCCACTGTGAACGCGTTTACTGCCCTGCCGGCTCCGGCTCGCCGCCTACGAGGATTGGCCTTAGCCGTACTGCTGGCATGGCCGGGGACTCAGGCACTGGCCGCAGATGCGAATGGCCAAAGCGCGATGGCACAGGCAGGTGCATGGAACGGCACCATGAGGGCCTATGCCAGCAAATCACTGAACAGCGACAGCGCCTTGAGCATGGCGGCGATGCCTATGAACGGGCCGGGTGTAGAGCAGTTTATTAATGCCGACACCCTAATGAGCCCTGGCTCCATCATGAAAGTCCTGACCACCTACGCCGCCTTGGAGATCCTCGGTCCCAACTACACTTGGGACACGGATTTTCTCACCAACGGTGACATGTCCGACAGCACGCTCAATGGCAACTTGTATGTGCGCTTCGGCGGCGACCCGAAACTGACCTTCGAGCGCTTGTGGTCAACGCTAAGAGAACTGCGGGACATGGGCATCACCAGAGTCAACGGCGACCTGATTCTAGACGGCAGCTATTTCCAGATTGACGGCGGTTTTCCACCTTTTCACGATAACGGCAGCAACCCCTACGCCCCGTTTCTGGTGGAACCCTCTCCGTATTTGACCAACCTCAATCTGAGCCAGCTGGAGGTTCGTTCAGACGAACGCGGCACCCGCGCATGGAGCACTCCGAACCTGGCTGAGGTGGTGATCGACAACCAGGTGATCAGCTCGGCCGAAGGCAACTGCCCGAGCCGCGGTTCATTCACCTGGACGCCGGTTTTTCACAGCGACCAAAGCGTGACTGTGACGGTTAAAGGCACGTTGCCCAAAGGCTGTCGAACCACACGCTACTTGTCTCTGCAATCCCATGAGCGCTATAGCGCTTCCTTGATTCGCTCGCTACTGGCAGAAATGGGTGTGGAAATCAGCGGCATCAACAGCGTAGGCATTACGCCTGAGAACGCCAAACTGGTTATGCGCACCACATCGCCAGATCTGGTAACCATGGTGCGCGACATCAATAAATGGAGCAGTAACGTGATGGCGCGTCAGCTACTACTGGGTATTGGCGCAGAAAAACGCGCAGCTGCTGACAACGATGACCGGGTAACTGGCATTCGTGCCATTTACAGCTGGCTGGAAGATAACGGTATTAACACCACCGGTATGGTGATCGATAACGGGGCCGGTTTGACCCGACATGGTCGCATCAGCGCACGCCAAGGCGTGGACATTCTGAGAAATGCCTGGAACAGCCGCTATGCAGCGGACTTGATGGCTTCCATGCCATTGATTGCGATGGATGGCACTATGGCCCGCAGGCTGCGGAACACGGGTATGAAGGGCGAAGGCAGGATCAAAACCGGTTACCTGGAAAATGTGCGCTCCATTGCCGGTTTTACTCGTGACGAGAACAACACCACCTGGGCCGTGGTGGGCATGGTTAATCACAACCCTGCCTGGAACGGCCAAGCAGTGCTCGACCGCATTTTATATTCACTGCATCACAAACCGCCAGTGCCAACGACCCTGTCACAATCCGCAGGCCAGAGCGAAAACGGCATTCTGCAGTAA
- a CDS encoding zinc ribbon domain-containing protein YjdM produces the protein MSQLPPCPQCASEFTYEDGAQLVCPECGHEWSETEVAAAESEKVIRDANGNELQDGDSVTVIKDLKVKGSSLVVKVGTKVKSIRLVDGDHDIDCKVDGIGPMKLKSEFVKKV, from the coding sequence ATGTCACAGTTGCCACCTTGTCCCCAATGCGCCTCTGAATTTACCTACGAAGACGGCGCCCAACTGGTGTGTCCCGAGTGCGGCCACGAGTGGAGCGAAACTGAGGTCGCCGCCGCAGAATCAGAGAAAGTGATCCGTGATGCTAACGGCAATGAACTGCAAGACGGCGACAGTGTAACGGTGATCAAAGACCTTAAAGTGAAGGGTTCTTCGCTGGTGGTAAAAGTAGGCACAAAGGTTAAAAGTATAAGGTTGGTGGATGGTGATCACGACATTGATTGCAAAGTAGACGGTATTGGGCCGATGAAACTGAAGTCGGAGTTCGTCAAGAAAGTCTGA
- a CDS encoding GFA family protein: MAYSGQCLCGDIQFQYDGPLGPVVLCHCKQCQRAHGSAFSASAPAQAIHMQWLTGVDQLKEYASSPGKYRGFCGRCGSQLYSRVDAIPAILRLRVGALEKPLGKGAAQHVYVAAQSDWFQITDSLPQFDKTERTNDPH; this comes from the coding sequence ATGGCGTACAGCGGCCAATGTCTTTGCGGCGATATCCAGTTCCAGTATGACGGCCCTCTGGGCCCGGTGGTCTTGTGCCACTGCAAACAGTGTCAGCGGGCGCACGGGAGTGCGTTTTCTGCCAGCGCGCCGGCACAGGCAATTCACATGCAGTGGTTGACCGGCGTAGACCAACTAAAAGAATACGCTTCCAGCCCGGGCAAATACCGCGGTTTTTGTGGCCGCTGCGGCTCTCAGCTGTATAGCAGGGTAGACGCCATTCCCGCCATTTTGCGGCTGCGGGTAGGCGCGCTGGAAAAGCCGCTGGGTAAAGGTGCGGCCCAACACGTGTATGTAGCCGCGCAGTCAGACTGGTTTCAGATCACCGATTCGCTGCCACAGTTTGATAAAACGGAGCGCACGAACGACCCCCACTGA
- a CDS encoding alpha/beta hydrolase: MMWFLYLLIFIGLSLLVFLAVSFVLFRPDDYSAFDSHDFKSRTALPSTANKDVIERVRNMGNDLRGVRGRARILAIRKYMDSISDDLHMVSTVTATDEPRGEWVVAPGADTRRRILYIHGGAWMAGSPRSHRSITDQLSQVSEAAVFAVDYRLMPEYRYMAGVEDCRKAYEWLLSNGPEGKQEAQIMVIAGDSAGGGHTLALIAWLRDQKLRQADAAIALSPSTDMTMTAPSNRSNVATDPMLGPMFSSLQKIPLPVLWWFSTATFRMRPASPEASPLRGPLHDLPPTLIQVSDCEMLVDNAKRYAAKAQAEGSPVELHIWQGMVHVWQIFGPMLPEADEAFDDMAEFLRAHTGAAHQARVG, translated from the coding sequence ATGATGTGGTTTTTGTATTTACTGATATTTATCGGGCTGTCTTTGCTGGTTTTTTTAGCCGTATCGTTCGTGCTGTTCCGGCCAGACGACTACTCAGCGTTTGATAGCCATGATTTCAAATCCCGCACCGCCCTGCCTAGCACCGCCAACAAAGACGTGATCGAGCGCGTGCGCAATATGGGTAACGACCTGCGTGGCGTTAGAGGTCGGGCGCGAATTCTTGCCATACGCAAGTATATGGACAGCATCAGCGATGACCTGCACATGGTGTCTACCGTCACCGCAACCGACGAGCCCCGCGGTGAATGGGTGGTGGCCCCCGGCGCCGATACTCGTCGGCGTATTTTGTACATTCATGGCGGCGCATGGATGGCAGGTAGCCCGCGCAGCCATCGCAGTATAACCGATCAGCTGTCGCAAGTTAGCGAGGCCGCAGTGTTTGCGGTGGACTATCGGCTGATGCCGGAGTATCGCTATATGGCCGGCGTGGAAGACTGTCGCAAGGCCTACGAGTGGCTGTTAAGCAACGGCCCGGAGGGCAAGCAGGAAGCTCAGATTATGGTAATTGCGGGTGATTCGGCCGGCGGCGGCCATACTCTGGCGCTGATTGCCTGGCTGCGCGACCAGAAACTGCGCCAGGCCGACGCGGCCATTGCCTTATCGCCGTCCACCGACATGACCATGACCGCGCCCAGCAATCGCAGCAATGTAGCCACAGACCCCATGTTGGGCCCTATGTTTAGTAGCCTACAAAAAATACCGCTTCCGGTTTTGTGGTGGTTCAGTACCGCAACTTTCCGCATGCGACCGGCCAGCCCCGAGGCTTCGCCATTACGCGGGCCACTGCATGACTTGCCACCCACACTCATTCAGGTCAGTGACTGCGAAATGCTGGTAGATAACGCAAAACGCTACGCCGCCAAGGCGCAAGCAGAAGGCTCACCGGTGGAACTGCATATCTGGCAAGGAATGGTACACGTGTGGCAGATTTTCGGCCCGATGCTGCCAGAAGCAGACGAGGCTTTTGACGACATGGCGGAGTTTCTGCGAGCTCACACCGGCGCGGCACATCAGGCACGGGTGGGTTAA
- a CDS encoding LysE/ArgO family amino acid transporter produces MLESYLTGLLVCGGLIIAIGAQNAYLLSQAIRQEHHWPVAAICAVCDACLFTLGMFGVSAALMAVPQALEFLRWLGVMFLGWLALQAAVRVLRGRAALKVGAAPRGSLRKVVLTALAVTLLNPQVYLDTLLLVPAIGAQQSSAVAFVIGASTASVVWFSLLAWGGAALAPVLSRPLVWRVIDGLIGLMMAAIALQLALNGSL; encoded by the coding sequence GTGCTTGAAAGTTACCTAACCGGTTTGCTGGTGTGTGGCGGTTTAATTATCGCCATTGGCGCTCAAAATGCGTACTTGTTGAGCCAGGCCATTCGCCAAGAGCACCATTGGCCGGTGGCGGCTATTTGTGCCGTGTGTGATGCCTGCCTGTTCACCCTGGGCATGTTCGGCGTTAGCGCGGCGCTGATGGCCGTGCCCCAGGCGTTGGAGTTTTTGCGCTGGCTAGGCGTGATGTTTTTGGGCTGGCTGGCGCTTCAGGCGGCCGTGCGTGTCTTGAGGGGCCGCGCTGCGTTAAAAGTTGGCGCGGCCCCTCGAGGCAGTTTGCGCAAGGTGGTATTGACCGCGCTGGCGGTCACTCTTCTAAACCCCCAGGTTTACCTCGACACATTGTTGCTGGTGCCGGCGATTGGTGCCCAGCAAAGCAGCGCCGTGGCTTTTGTGATCGGCGCCAGCACCGCTTCGGTGGTGTGGTTTAGCCTGCTGGCTTGGGGCGGTGCAGCTTTGGCACCCGTGCTGTCGCGGCCACTGGTCTGGCGCGTCATTGACGGCCTGATTGGTTTGATGATGGCGGCGATAGCGTTGCAGTTGGCTCTTAATGGCAGTCTGTAG
- a CDS encoding EAL domain-containing protein, whose amino-acid sequence MALLKRNLWTLFLLTLTAGSAILVLLLLSSWQSIVAEQKSVHSTRVALVAQSMDSVLRTQELLLTVVGREILRAGDLPQTPQHSPELDSILLENPVATGLGMASADGQLMLVSSNLDLDLLPNLRRFETSRDSFQEAVATDTMVLGRTYFMSAMNKWVIPVRKALRNPQGEVVAVMTAGLRIDGRAGVLSNSLHSGAYDRVTLTRASDGYVQFISEQGMGPEQYSKLRYQGQTPVGQIPQSENLSPADTQQSDTPYTYRIHRDQKNYLGAAQFNSRFQMWVMSETLMRPLWVTFFKTALLYVSIFLGSFLALFIMFRIIAVAEAKRLKELMYLSRHDELTGVNNRSGLSVTIGSLLRRKQGFMVAVVNIDHFRGVNDRFGQEYGDQVLCAFARRLRSVVGEKDVVARLGADEFVLLIKAVNLQALESHARQLSHQLDKPLELKQFPLQLGVSIGVAVYPRDGDSVNTLLRSAHLALYQAKKSRNDWCLYREELEQAYIRRVQVEQRLRKALNLGQLTMVFQPQVDHVKVVYGYEALVRWNDEELGQVGPDEFVEVAESSGLMPALGRFVMEASVREFSEFVGVQGEMRKLAVNISVLQFLQPGFANDVLSLLSRYALSPKQLVLEITESLFISNFDDVLAVLNELRKQGVRVSMDDFGTGYSSLSLLRTLPLDELKIDKSFIDGLLNDHKAQNMVASIISIARSHQLELVAEGVETEGQYLALMTMGCKLFQGYYFGRPAALAVEPKSPH is encoded by the coding sequence TTGGCATTATTAAAACGCAATTTATGGACACTCTTTCTGCTGACGCTGACAGCGGGAAGCGCGATTCTGGTTTTGCTTCTGTTGTCATCCTGGCAATCGATTGTTGCCGAGCAAAAATCAGTCCATAGCACGCGGGTGGCATTGGTGGCGCAGTCTATGGACAGCGTTTTGCGTACCCAAGAGCTATTGCTGACGGTTGTGGGTCGCGAAATTCTTCGCGCTGGCGATCTGCCACAAACACCCCAGCACTCACCTGAACTGGACAGCATCCTGCTGGAAAATCCTGTTGCTACTGGCTTGGGAATGGCCAGTGCAGACGGACAGTTAATGCTGGTTAGCTCTAATCTGGATCTGGATTTGTTGCCGAACCTACGGCGATTCGAAACCTCGCGAGACAGTTTTCAAGAAGCTGTGGCAACCGACACCATGGTATTGGGGCGCACTTATTTTATGAGCGCCATGAACAAGTGGGTAATTCCGGTGCGCAAAGCGCTGCGTAACCCACAGGGTGAGGTGGTTGCGGTCATGACGGCTGGGCTTCGCATTGACGGCCGCGCCGGTGTCCTGAGCAACTCCTTACACAGCGGCGCATACGATCGAGTCACGTTGACGCGGGCATCAGACGGCTATGTGCAGTTTATTTCAGAGCAAGGCATGGGTCCGGAGCAGTATTCCAAACTCCGTTATCAGGGCCAAACGCCTGTGGGCCAAATTCCTCAGTCGGAGAATCTGTCCCCGGCAGACACGCAGCAGTCAGATACACCCTATACCTACCGCATTCATCGTGATCAGAAAAACTATCTGGGAGCTGCCCAATTCAACAGTCGGTTCCAAATGTGGGTGATGTCTGAAACCCTGATGCGCCCGTTGTGGGTGACGTTTTTCAAAACCGCACTGTTATACGTCAGCATTTTCCTAGGCAGTTTTCTGGCTTTGTTTATCATGTTTCGTATTATCGCGGTAGCCGAAGCCAAGCGCCTTAAAGAGTTGATGTACCTGTCGCGGCACGATGAATTGACCGGAGTGAACAATCGTTCGGGGCTGAGCGTGACAATCGGCAGCCTGCTGCGGCGCAAACAGGGCTTCATGGTGGCTGTCGTCAATATCGACCACTTTCGCGGGGTTAATGACCGTTTTGGGCAGGAATACGGTGACCAGGTGCTCTGCGCATTTGCACGCAGGTTGCGCAGTGTGGTCGGCGAGAAAGACGTGGTTGCCCGTCTGGGCGCCGATGAATTTGTTTTACTGATTAAGGCGGTGAATTTACAGGCGCTTGAGAGTCATGCGCGTCAACTAAGCCACCAACTGGACAAACCGCTGGAGCTGAAACAGTTTCCCTTGCAGTTGGGTGTCAGCATCGGTGTAGCGGTGTATCCCCGTGATGGCGATTCGGTGAATACGCTTTTACGCAGCGCGCACTTGGCTCTGTATCAGGCCAAGAAGAGCCGTAATGACTGGTGTCTCTATCGGGAAGAACTAGAGCAGGCCTACATCCGCCGAGTGCAGGTTGAACAACGCTTGCGCAAAGCGCTGAACCTTGGGCAGCTGACCATGGTGTTTCAGCCCCAGGTTGATCACGTCAAAGTTGTTTATGGCTACGAAGCGCTGGTGCGCTGGAACGATGAGGAACTCGGCCAGGTCGGCCCTGATGAATTTGTCGAGGTTGCCGAGTCCAGCGGCCTTATGCCGGCGTTGGGCCGGTTTGTTATGGAAGCCAGCGTTCGCGAGTTTTCCGAGTTTGTGGGTGTCCAAGGTGAAATGCGGAAACTGGCGGTGAACATATCGGTATTGCAATTTTTGCAGCCGGGTTTTGCCAATGATGTTCTGTCTTTGCTATCGCGATACGCGCTGTCGCCCAAGCAGTTGGTGTTGGAAATTACCGAAAGCCTGTTTATTTCGAATTTTGACGATGTTCTGGCGGTACTCAACGAATTGCGTAAACAGGGTGTGCGGGTATCAATGGACGATTTTGGTACCGGTTATTCGTCCCTAAGCTTGCTGAGAACTCTGCCGCTTGACGAGCTGAAAATCGACAAGAGCTTCATCGACGGTCTGCTAAATGATCACAAAGCCCAAAACATGGTCGCCAGCATTATCAGTATTGCCCGCAGTCATCAGCTTGAACTGGTTGCCGAAGGCGTAGAAACCGAAGGCCAATACCTGGCGTTAATGACAATGGGTTGCAAATTGTTTCAGGGCTACTATTTTGGCCGTCCGGCCGCTCTTGCTGTTGAGCCAAAGTCGCCCCACTAA
- the arfB gene encoding alternative ribosome rescue aminoacyl-tRNA hydrolase ArfB — translation MLKLSNAVELADWEIEITQIRAQGAGGQNVNKVSSAVHLRFDILNSSLPLFYKERLMALSDQRISKDGVLVLKAQSHRTLELNKNDALQRLKALILQAVKPQKARRATKPSKSAKRKRTDGKVQKGRTKALRGKVQV, via the coding sequence ATGCTTAAATTATCCAACGCTGTTGAACTCGCGGACTGGGAAATCGAAATCACCCAGATCCGCGCTCAGGGTGCCGGTGGGCAGAATGTCAACAAGGTCTCCTCTGCGGTGCACTTGCGCTTTGACATTCTGAACTCGTCGCTGCCACTGTTTTATAAAGAACGCTTGATGGCGCTGAGCGATCAGCGCATCAGCAAAGACGGTGTACTTGTGCTTAAAGCACAGAGCCATCGTACGCTAGAGCTGAACAAGAACGACGCACTGCAGCGGCTTAAGGCGTTGATCCTGCAAGCGGTAAAACCGCAAAAAGCTCGCCGTGCCACAAAACCGAGCAAATCCGCCAAGCGCAAGCGCACTGACGGAAAAGTGCAGAAGGGCCGTACCAAAGCGCTGCGGGGAAAGGTTCAGGTTTAA
- a CDS encoding cation transporter, with the protein MAVFLARENLALILSSIGAALFAVLGITWGLWVDSLVILFDGAYSLVSLMLSLLSVYAARLMRKPACDAFPLGRGALEPLVIAIKGLTITLVCVISLFSAIAALLSGGQVVDAGMALIFSGISVIGCALVWAYMHWATGHNQSGLLLAEKKQWLMDMALSAAVLIGFSAAALLETGAWAHLARYADPLMMVLISGYFLVVPVKMTAAAVRELLLSAPSEELQSCVSEAMRDVGLHPDCASTIKVGPSLMVEVALPDNWSDDINRLRFRLHRKLANLPVEARIFVHAAD; encoded by the coding sequence ATGGCTGTTTTTCTGGCGCGGGAAAACCTGGCGCTGATTTTATCGTCGATAGGTGCTGCCCTGTTTGCGGTTCTGGGGATTACCTGGGGCTTATGGGTCGATTCTTTGGTTATTCTGTTTGATGGCGCCTATTCGTTGGTGAGTTTGATGTTGTCCCTGTTGTCGGTTTATGCGGCGCGCCTGATGCGCAAGCCGGCCTGCGATGCGTTTCCCTTGGGCCGTGGTGCTTTGGAGCCCTTGGTGATTGCAATAAAGGGCCTGACGATTACCCTGGTGTGTGTCATTTCGCTGTTCTCTGCCATTGCCGCTTTGCTCAGCGGTGGTCAGGTGGTTGACGCCGGTATGGCTCTGATTTTCTCTGGAATCAGTGTTATTGGCTGCGCGCTGGTGTGGGCCTATATGCATTGGGCCACGGGCCACAACCAGTCCGGTTTGCTGCTGGCAGAAAAGAAACAGTGGCTGATGGACATGGCGCTGAGTGCGGCCGTGCTGATTGGTTTTTCGGCGGCCGCTTTGTTGGAAACCGGTGCCTGGGCTCATCTGGCCAGGTACGCAGACCCGCTGATGATGGTGCTGATTTCAGGCTATTTTCTGGTAGTTCCGGTGAAAATGACCGCGGCAGCTGTGCGTGAACTGCTTTTGTCTGCGCCATCTGAAGAATTGCAAAGCTGTGTATCCGAAGCTATGCGGGATGTTGGCTTGCACCCTGACTGTGCCAGTACCATCAAGGTTGGCCCATCACTGATGGTAGAAGTGGCTCTGCCGGATAACTGGTCGGACGATATCAACCGCCTCAGATTTCGGCTGCATCGCAAGTTGGCAAACCTGCCGGTAGAAGCGCGCATATTTGTACATGCTGCGGACTAG
- a CDS encoding SDR family oxidoreductase, whose amino-acid sequence MSDQPVLLITGASSGIGAATARAAAKQGYRLVLAARSEDKLHKLQQELGGKEQVLTVRCDVQSDTDQREMVKKALVAFGRIDAVFANAGRGGEPGGFSGADAEVWKDMILTNIYGVGLTVQHCLPALRESRGHLLLTGSAAGRVTIPGSMYSATKWAVSAIGYGAREELRGSGIRVTLIEPGMVDTPFFDQQPDNALHPDDVANAVMYAVAQPAHVDVNEILVRPTPAIKDE is encoded by the coding sequence ATGAGCGATCAACCCGTACTACTGATTACAGGCGCATCTTCAGGTATTGGCGCGGCTACCGCGCGGGCAGCAGCCAAACAGGGTTATCGGCTGGTACTGGCGGCCCGCTCGGAAGATAAACTGCACAAGTTGCAACAGGAACTGGGCGGTAAAGAGCAGGTATTAACGGTGCGCTGCGATGTACAAAGCGACACAGACCAGCGTGAAATGGTGAAAAAAGCGCTGGTCGCTTTTGGTCGCATCGATGCCGTATTCGCCAACGCCGGCCGCGGGGGTGAACCCGGCGGCTTCAGCGGTGCCGATGCGGAAGTCTGGAAAGACATGATTCTGACCAATATCTACGGTGTTGGCCTGACCGTGCAGCACTGCCTGCCAGCGTTGAGGGAAAGCCGTGGGCACCTGTTACTGACGGGCTCTGCCGCGGGACGGGTAACCATTCCGGGATCTATGTACAGCGCGACTAAATGGGCGGTGTCGGCCATTGGATATGGCGCTCGCGAAGAGCTGCGGGGCTCCGGTATTCGAGTCACCCTGATCGAGCCGGGCATGGTAGACACGCCCTTCTTTGACCAACAGCCAGACAACGCACTGCATCCAGACGACGTTGCCAACGCAGTGATGTACGCCGTGGCCCAACCCGCTCATGTAGACGTGAACGAAATACTGGTGCGGCCTACGCCTGCGATCAAAGACGAATAG
- a CDS encoding copper chaperone PCu(A)C produces MEHSSLIRRFARHVSAVAVVAAVASCIPLTATADTAPTPDVSGVMVEHGWSRPTPPGVAVGVGYMAIHNHTDAAVRFTGATSEVATRVSIHETLADNGMMRMKPLPDGVSIDSGQSVEFKPLSYHLMLEGLKQPLKVGQKIPVTFKFERIPAQNAVLEVRSLDNAGEDDVGMDHSTMNHSATGHSNMNHSDMNHSGMDH; encoded by the coding sequence ATGGAACATTCTTCCTTGATTCGTCGCTTTGCCCGCCATGTAAGTGCTGTCGCTGTTGTTGCCGCGGTCGCGAGTTGCATTCCGCTGACGGCTACGGCCGACACCGCTCCCACTCCCGATGTTAGCGGGGTTATGGTGGAGCACGGTTGGAGCCGCCCAACGCCGCCGGGCGTAGCGGTCGGGGTTGGCTACATGGCCATTCACAATCACACTGACGCAGCGGTACGCTTCACCGGCGCCACCAGCGAGGTTGCCACACGGGTTTCAATTCATGAAACCCTCGCAGACAACGGCATGATGCGTATGAAACCGTTACCGGATGGTGTGAGCATAGACTCTGGTCAGAGCGTGGAGTTCAAGCCCCTGAGCTATCACCTGATGCTGGAGGGTTTAAAGCAGCCGCTAAAGGTCGGGCAGAAAATTCCTGTGACCTTTAAGTTTGAGCGCATTCCGGCCCAGAACGCCGTGCTGGAGGTCAGATCGCTGGATAATGCTGGTGAAGACGATGTTGGGATGGACCATTCGACTATGAATCACTCCGCTACAGGCCATTCCAATATGAACCACTCTGATATGAACCACTCCGGTATGGATCATTAA